From Aegilops tauschii subsp. strangulata cultivar AL8/78 chromosome 5, Aet v6.0, whole genome shotgun sequence:
GGCGTCCTCGACCCGCAGAGATCGCCGCCACCATTGACCGCGTTTCCGCGGACGCCGCCTCCAGGGTTCGGCAAGGCTGAAAACTTCGACATCCCGGTAAGGTCCTGCTGCATTTTGGTTCCGAGCAATGTGAATCTGCAGTAGAAGTTTCAATCTCTTATCTTTTGTGTGTTGCGTAATATGGCATTATTAGTCGATTCCTCCCAAAGTAATATGTGTACTACGTATTAGATATTTGCTAGCTTTTGTAGCATTAGCGCTATCATCAAGCTAGCTTTTGTGATGTTAGATGTTATCAAAACGCACCAAATCTTGAACTGGGGTCTCTGTTTAGGGCCTTGTAACCTTTTTGGTGGCTTCACTTTTATGTGGATTTTACTTTTTGGAGTCTTGGGTCTTGCTATTTGCACCTTCAGATGTGTACATGTTTGTACTGCCATTGGATTTGTACTGTATTTTACAGCCAATGTACAGTTATTAGAAAGCATACCATGATTTTTTGTTTGACTGAATAGCATACCATGATTTTACAAATTGGAACTGCCTGTGAACGGCCTATTTTAGTACTCCTCCATTTCAAAATTATTGAAGTTCTAGATTTGTTTAAGTCAAACTTCTTTAATTTCGACCAAGTCTATAGAAAAATATAGTTGACACCTGGGTTTAAACAAGGTACATTTAGTTGTTAACTGTATAGACAGGCTCTATTGCTGCATTAAGCGAAAGAACATGCATAAACCATGACAGAGCACATGCTCTATTTGTCATCCCATAAAACAAAAGTTAATTTCTCTTGACATTTTTGTGGTCTACTCACACAGTGGCAGAGCTTCCCGAGGTTCCTGGGccatcaacccccccccccccccccccccgcccccaaGCTGATTTAGTTCTGCCATATCAATAACATGTATTTAGTCATTAACGATGCACTTTTTCCTAATCTTTGCATTAGATGGCCCCTCCAAAAATCCTGATCAAGCTCCGTCACCGACTCACCCCTGCCTAAATTACTCATTTAGTGGCATATACATGATCAGAGAAGAGCATGGTGCATGCCATATCCATGGCCTATCCAGGATTTTGACGATGGGTATTCAGagttaaaaaataaataaaagagaaacAATCAAAACACAATCCAGATGATTTGTAGTTCTGTGTTACAATGCCTTAGTACACAATTTATTCTTCATAGCACGGTTACTGAAACTGACAGATGTGTAACAGACACATACATTACAAAGAAACACAAGAAACAATTCCATAAGAAACACAATGAATCGGTTGAAAATAAAATGGAAGCTTCAAATCGATAAATATAGAGCTCTGCTCAGTGCCTCTTCAAAGCCGGTCGATTTTGATTCTTTGCCAGCTCACCCCTCAGCTCTTCCACAAAAGTATCCTTGTAGCCGTTGTGGAACTCCATGAGCATGAATTCCTTAAGGCTTGGGAGTGATGGCAGCCCAGTAAACAACCCAGTGCTGGCTTGAGAAGTCCAGGCACGAAACTGCAGCAGCTCGAGCTTCGGGGTGACTTCTTCTTCAAACTTCACCAATTTCAGGTCAGCTAGGCGATCCAGCTCCAGTACCACCAGGCTCAGGAATGCACCTTGACAGAAGTTGAAATGAATCTCGTTGCCCACGAACGACTCCCTCCACAGGCGCAGAGTAGATAGATTCAGTATCTTCGGAAGGAGTTGTATGGCAGCATCATGCTCCACAATCCTTGAGCTCCGTAGCCTCAGCTTGACGAGATTTGTGAGCCGCTGGAGCCATTTGGGTAATTTTACAATGTTGCCGTACAGCTTGAGGCTTTGAAGATTTGCTGGAGTTGAGGAGATGCCATCTAAGCAGCTAGATAAACCAGGATATCCCAGTGACTGCACTAACAGCTTGAGGCTCTGAAGATTTGCTGGAGGTGAGGAGATGCCATCTAAGCAGCTAGATAAACCAGGATATCCCAGTGACTGCACTAACAACGATTCCAAGCAGCTGAGACCTGCAATTGCCAAAAACAAATCTTGACTGCTCCTATTGTTGACGCTAATCACTCCTAGCTTGCGCAGCCGGGTAAGCTCTTCTATGTCTTGCAGAATGGCTTTTGCCCGTGTGATGTTGACAATACCCAATGTTTGCAGGGCTTTCAGTCTGCGAATTCTTCTTGGCACTGCAACACCACGTGGACTTTGCCGCGTGGCCAACAGAGGTAATATGTTGCCGCAGCACATGGTGCATACGTCACGCCTGTTCACGTCAACATCCATACCCATCTTCTTTTTCAGAAGCTGAGGTGCACAGCATGCCACACAAAATGCAATTGAAGAGCAAGTAATGTTACACAGCCTGTTTCTCATTACCTCGGGTAGATCTTCTTGACATTACTTGATTTCAAGTCTGTCATCATCGGTATCTTCTATGGCCCCAGCACAAATGTTCCGTAGCTTATTAAGCTTGATGATGGTCCATGGCAGCCTTATTATGCGTGTACCCATGATATCTGGAGTTTCGAGTTGCCTCGGGTTACCCAACGAATCTGGCAGGTGGTAAATGCCATCACATCCTCTTAGAGAGAGGCATCTCATGTGAAGAAGCTTTCCGATGCACTCAAGGTGATGGTCAACTAATTCGGAGGTGCCCGGCATGGAAAGTTCACCTTTACATTTGGGTTTTTGTAGGCCGACCGGATTGTGGACATTTGCCCGAGGCCACCACCTGCTCCCCACACCGAGATCACTCTGAGATCAACGCCCCTCGTGTTGATCAGTTGGGCGAGATCCACACTTGTCTTGTCCTGCTGCCTGGTCATATACTCCTCCCTTCATTGATGCCAAACAGCGAGGCATCGGCGCTGTTACTGCCATTGGAGGTGCCGGTGGCGTGCTTAGAGACACCAGCTGAGCTGTTGATGAGGTTCTAGCGCACGTTCCCCTGGCTGACGTCCTCCACCTTAGCCCTGAGCTCCTTCATCCGCATGGCCACACGGCGACGGGCCATCAATGTGCCCGCGCCACGCCACCACCTGGACAGCTTTTCCAGACTGACCGCCAAGTCCGGGAGGCAGTCCTCGACTTTCGTAGGCCACGTCCCGGACCTGCTTGACCCATACCTTGACCGCCCTGCTGTTGCGCTCCCGGTAATCGTCAACGGCCATCAGGAAAGCTTGCATCATCTCGAGCTCGTCCTTGATGAAGAAGGTCTGGTCACGCTGGACCCCGAGCTGCAGCGCCACCTGCTCCGCCGGGGCAGAGCGGGCGTAGCTCAGCTCTCCATTCACCACGGAATCGCCGACGCTCAGCACCGTCACCTCCATTAGTTAGCTGTGATGGATGGATTGGAATGGATAGAGGTAGTGCTGCTAGCTATGGCAGATGCAGATTGTTGATCGATGTAGAGGAGCTAAACAATTATGGCAGGCCTAGGGCCCccaagttgcagtttcttattctgtttttttatcaggtttggcctACTAACCACATATGCCATTGTGGTTGGAGTTTCTTATTCTGGGGTTGTACTCCTGCGTTCCGCAAGTTGGAGTGTCTTATTCTGAAATGAAGGCGATGACTCCGGGCTGTATGTTTATTGACAGTCGAAACTAAATCTCGAAATGTGTGCATGCCTTGTAAACTGGAACGGAAGGTCTGAAATGATGCCTTATAAAGTTTGAGCTGTGGGTGGAGATTAACTTTTTTTTATGCTTCAGTCACTGTACTTAGTTGAATTCGCCATTATCATTTGTGCTCGCATGAAGATTGTGGCAGCTTGAATTGTTTTGGTAGCATCTATATTTATCTTCATTATGTAGCtctgaacattttttatacaacaaaatgtatttttttttcTGTTGCCATCTTGAGCAAAAATGATAAGCATTTCTTTATGCAGTCCCTTGGAAGAAAAGGTCTTGGTCCTCGTGAACCCTAGAGAAGAGATAAAGAGTTGTGATGCATTCAAGAACGCGCTACAGAGAAGGCTGCGATGAAGGTTAAGAAGAAAAACAAACACCTGGCTGGTGGCCGCAAGGACGAAGGCAGATCAGCTCCATATTGCACAAGTAGGCAAGCTGAATTGCAAAATTGCACAAAAGACCCGGCCCAAGGCTACGCTGCGCAAGCAGGCAATTGCAACTGAAGCCTAGAATGAAGTGCGTCAGACATTAGATTGTTATCGCCATCTACACAAGACAGAAGCCAGGTTTTGGAATAATACAGCTTAAGACACGTCCTGAACTACAAAGGTCAAGGTCTCAAGGAAACTGAACAATCAAGACCGATTGCAATTTACGACAGCAGGTGGAGTAATCTACTAAAACAACACAATTTAGAGAGGAGATTTGAGAAGGTGATCAGTAGGAACAGGGAAGACAATACACCAACACAACAACCCCAccgcagccgccgcccgccggatccAGGATCGCGGGTGGATAGGTATGGGCTGGCAGCTTTGATCTCGACATTTTTTCTCTCTTGAAACTTGGCATAAGAAAGCAGATAGAATAGGTGGATTTATAATGAATGTGTTCTAGTTTTCTGGGTTTAAACACTCTTACCTCTAATAGTAGCGAACCATTTGTTTCGCTCCATTGCCACTGATATATTCTGAACTGAAACGTAGATAATTTCAGATGTATGACTACAAAATGGTTTGTCTTGTTAAAGAATGTCTGAAACAAAAGCCTTTGGCAGATGTTTTAGATGGAGAGGTCCTGTGCATGAAATGAATGAAGTTGGTTAGAAAATTTCAGAAACAAAAGTGCAGCTAACGTTTTTGTTTCTGTGTGCGTTTGGCCAAAAATATAAAGATTTTAAGTCTGTCAGATCCAGGATCGCGGGTGGATAGGTATGGGCTGGCAGCTTTGATCTCGACATTTTTTCTCTCTTGAAACTTGGCATAAGAAAGCAGATAGAATAGGTGGATTTATAATGAATGTGTTCTAGTTTTCTGGGTTTAAACACTCTTACCTCTAATAGTAGCGAACCATTTGTTTCGCTCCATTGCCACTGATATATTCTGAACTGAAACGTAGATAATTTCAGATGTATGACTACAAAATGGTTTGTCTTGTTAAAGAATGTCTGAAACAAAAGCCTTTGGCAGATGTTTTAGATGGAGAGGTCCTGTGCATGAAATGAATGAAGTTGGTTAGAAAATTTCAGAAACAAAAGTGCAGCTAACGTTTTTGTTTCTGTGTGCGTTTGGCCAAAAATATAAAGATTTTAAGTCTGTCAGATCCAGGATCGCGGGTGGATAGGTATGGGCTGGCAGCTTTGATCTCGACATTTTTTCTCTCTTGAAACTTGGCATAAGAAAGCAGATAGAATAGGTGGATTTATAATGAATGTGTTCTAGTTTTCTGGGTTTAAACACTCTTACCTCTAATAGTAGCGAACCATTTGTTTCGCTCCATTGCCACTGATATATTCTGAACTGAAACGTAGATAATTTCAGATGTATGACTACAAAATGGTTTGTCTTGTTAAAGAATGTCTGAAACAAAAGCCTTTGGCAGATGTTTTAGATGGAGAGGTCCTGTGCATGAAATGAATGAAGTTGGTTAGAAAATTTCAGAAACAAAAGTGCAGCTAACGTTTTTGTTTCTGTGTGCGTTTGGCCAAAAATATAAAGATTTTAAGTCTGTCAGACAACCACTGGGCCACCCTGCACAGGTGTGAGCCAAGCAGGAACGATCCTCTACAGCCGTCAGATCCATCCATCAGATGAATCCAGGCCGTTAATCACGCTCTGGCCCAGTGGTCAGAATGCATCAACCAGACTGAAGTGCTTGCCTCCTTATTGGTAAAGGATGCAGCGGTACGAGCCTATAGAACAGATCCTGTTCAAGTAAGGTCGTGCTAGAGAACGCTGCGCCTCGCCTTATAAGCTGGTTCCGCTCTGCGtaaactagcgaggtgggactaatgTATTTGGCACACAGATTGGAAGGGGCCTCGTGGGTGCTGGCCCGTGAGGTTGGGCTGGAGAGTAGACAGATCCCGGCCCATCTGCGAAATATCTGCTCGTATGGCCTTTTCTTCTCTTTTTCGTTGCATCAGCTTTTCATTTTTTGTCCCCTGATTTTTTTTATCTAATAGGAGTATCTGGGAACTCATTGCTTCAGTACTCGTGCTCTTCTGTCAGCTCCTACTCTGCATTAGATTAAACAACGCCCGGTCATCATGGAGATTTTGCCGGTTCACATCCGTGTCATAACATATGGATGTTAACCCAAGAAAGTCTACGACGTAACTGCCCGTGTCCTTCAACCGCCGTTCCTGCATTGTACTCCCCAATTTAGTAATCCAGATTCGCCGTCAAGGTTTTCTTAATTGTCGGTACAACTAGATTCGAGATTCGACTTGCATCCTAAGTTTTGGACGTGACACAGCAAAGGGGTAGAAACAGTTTCCAATTGCGAGGCGAAGCCGCGGAGAAAGTGGGAGTGGAGACAACAACAAAGTCGAGCAAAGAGCTCAAAGTGTCGACGGTTAGGATTGATGGTGTTCACCGGGGACGAGAGGGTTGATCAATTGGTTTCCGCTGTCAAAAGCGTGTGGATGCAGCGGAGGCTAGCACGTCGCTGGTAGAGGGAGGAAGAATACTGACCAAAACAGTAAGTAATTTAGTCTACAAATTTACAAATGGTGTAAGCCGCACAAAGAAAAGAAATGACATGGCAATACAAAATCAAGTGCACAAGTGCGAACGCTTCTTCGCGAAGGAAGTCAATTTAAAACTGTAACAGGAACGTCCTATACACTCAACCGCAAACACATACACGTACACAGCGCTTGTCGTACGTATATACAGATCAACGCGTATTACTGTACATCATCACCTTAACTAAGGATGGCAATGGGTCGGGTTTGGATCGGGTTGAACAATATCAAATCCATATCTTTCtgaaaaaaaaaaatcaaatccaTATCCATATCCATGAAGACAGTCTTTGTCCGCCCATGAACGAATTCATGGGTGAAAAACTGTGTCCATGTCCAAACCCGATGGATATCCATACCCACTGAATATCCATTGGGTCCTCTAAAGACATATAAATAAGACATAAGACAATTTTGACATAAGATCTTCCATTCTTCACCTCGCGGCAAGTTAGGCTTCACTTATTGTAAACATCAACTTATGGTAAATCAACATCCACTAACAACCTAATATCATTTAGTATTTTTTCTAAAAGATGGGAATGACGAGTCATTTAACGAGGAGATAAAAATAAGAGAAGGAGCGCTAGTGTGTGTTAGTGGGGATTGAATGTCAACTAATAAAAGTTACGATGGGGATTGTGCAATTTCATTTTGCATGTTCTACATAACAAAGTGTAAAACTGCAGTGTGACATGTGACTGTGGGGTAGGGATAGCACATTTTTACCCATTAATGCATACTATCGGGTCGGGTTTAGGTATATCCACGGGTACAAAATTATATCCATGCCCTACCCATGAGTAATCGGGTCGGGTTTGGGCATTGCCCATGGGCACAAAAGCATATCCAAACCCTATTCATTCTGGTCGGATATCCATGGGTGTCCATGTTTATGGATAAAATTGTCATCCTTAACCTTAACCCACACAGAACTGAGAGCGAGAGCGAGGAGGATGCACTACGACATGCTGCTCCGGCGCATGGAGGACGGCATGAGCAACCAGGtcccggcgggcggcggcgacgacagGGACGCCTTCACCATCGTCCGCCTGCCGCACCATGTCCGGGAGATGAACAGGAGCCTCTACGAGCCGGTCATGGTCTCGGTGGGGCCCTACCACATGTCCAGCGCCAGCACCCGCGCCATGCAGGCCCGCAAGTGGCCCATGCTCCGCGAGTTCCTCCTCCGGGGGGAACCGGACGGCAGGGCCGGCCTCCTCGCCGACTGCCTCAAGGCGGCGCGCAGGATGGAGCAGCGGGCGCGCCGCTGCTACGGCGAGGCCCTGGACCAGGCCGCCGGCGGCGGGAGCGACGACTTCGTGGAGATGCTGGTGCTCGACGGCTGCTTCGTGCTCCAGTTCCTGCTCCACTGGAGCGAAAGCGACGCCCGGTGCATGCAGGGCACCTCCACCTACGTCTACTACGACCTGCTCCTCGTGGAGAACCAGATGCCCTACATCGTCCTCGCCAAGCTCTTCAACCTCGTCATGGGGAATGGCAACGCAGGGGACGATGCGGACCAGGGGCTCCTTCACCTCATATCCAGCTTCTTCAGCCTGCGCGAGCCTCTAGGCATGGTCCCGctcccgccgccggcgccggagCTGGCTGGCCAGTTCGCCGAGGTCTACCACCTGCTCCACCTCCAGTACCAGAGGATCGTCATGAGCCCGGAGCGGCGCAGGATCCGCCGGCTGACGAGGCTGGGCGCGAGCCTGCACCGCATCCCGGTGAGCCTCGGCTCGTTCAGGCGCGCGCGGGAGAACCGGGCCAGGACGCCGCTGGCGATGCCGTGCGTGACCGTGCTCCAGGAGTTCGGCGTCAGGTTCAAGGAGaagccctcgccggcgagccagtTCGACGTGATCTTCCGCGGCGGCACCATGGAGATCCCGCGCCTGGTCATCAACGGCGGCACGAGGATCCTCCTGGCCAACCTGTTCGCGCTGGAGCAGACCAAGGACTGCTGGAACGAGGGGACCATGACGGGCTACCTCGTGCTGATGAACGCGCTGGTGAACACGGGCGCGGACGTGGCCGTGCTCCAGCGCCACGGCATCCTGGACAACATGCTCTCCAACGAGGAAGAGGCGGCGGCCTTCTTCAACCAGCTCGGCGGCAGCGCGCTCTTCGGCCCCAGGACGCACCGCTACGCGCGGCTGTTCAAGGACACCAACGATTTCTGCGACTCTCGCTGGAACCGGTACATGGCCGTGCTCAAGCGCGACCACCTCCGGACCCCGTGCTCCATCATCAACCTCCTCGCGGCGGCCATCCTGCTCTTCGTCTCGGTCATCTCTGCTGGCTACGTGATTTGCCGCTACCGCCATTCCTGCACCTGATCAAATAAGTGTACTGTATTTCTTCGGAGAGGAAGCAGCAACTCAATATGGACCTGGTAGCCGAGATACTCATGCAGCTGTCTCTGTAAATAACCTGTGACATACCCCATTGACAGAATCAATCatcaatcatgttcaagttgcaaCTTTCAGTGACCACTGAGAAAAAAATGTTTTTCTTTCAAAACGGATTTGCCTCGTCCATTAATTAAGTAGCAGAGAATTGCCAAGTTAATTAGTGAAAAACCAGGTGAAAACCATCAACATCATTGAGCGGCAAACATATAATACCCCACACATACCTCTCCAAAGTCCAAAGAGGGTCTCATCGAGACAACGCACATGCGTCATCTTGTCATCACTCCTCCCTTGCGGGGCGTCATCAC
This genomic window contains:
- the LOC109736335 gene encoding UPF0481 protein At3g47200-like; this encodes MHYDMLLRRMEDGMSNQVPAGGGDDRDAFTIVRLPHHVREMNRSLYEPVMVSVGPYHMSSASTRAMQARKWPMLREFLLRGEPDGRAGLLADCLKAARRMEQRARRCYGEALDQAAGGGSDDFVEMLVLDGCFVLQFLLHWSESDARCMQGTSTYVYYDLLLVENQMPYIVLAKLFNLVMGNGNAGDDADQGLLHLISSFFSLREPLGMVPLPPPAPELAGQFAEVYHLLHLQYQRIVMSPERRRIRRLTRLGASLHRIPVSLGSFRRARENRARTPLAMPCVTVLQEFGVRFKEKPSPASQFDVIFRGGTMEIPRLVINGGTRILLANLFALEQTKDCWNEGTMTGYLVLMNALVNTGADVAVLQRHGILDNMLSNEEEAAAFFNQLGGSALFGPRTHRYARLFKDTNDFCDSRWNRYMAVLKRDHLRTPCSIINLLAAAILLFVSVISAGYVICRYRHSCT